CGCCGGAACATATTTCGGATCAACCGCGAACGTGGCTTCGGCTTCGCGCGTGATGGCATTTGCGATGGAACCGCCTTTGAACGCAATCAATCTGATCTCGTAGGACGCTCGGATCCAGTTCAGGGCGCGCGCCACAATTTTATTGGCATTCGCTCTGTATTTTCGAATGTCATCTCCGGAATGACCTCCCCTCATGCCTGTTGCACTTAATGTAAAGGGTTTTACAGGCTCCGGAAGCGAAGCAAACGTGAGCGGCAGCGTGATGGTCGTAGTTCTGCCACCGGCGCAGCCAACGGTGAACATGCCTTCCTCTTCGGAATCAATATTCAGCAAGATTCGACCCCGCACAAACTCCGGCCCCAGGGCGCTTGCTCCGCTCATCCCGACCTCTTCATCCACTGTAAACAGTAATTCCAGCGGCGGGTGCGCCAGGTTTGGATCCTTTGCCAGAACCAATCCCATGGCAACTCCGATGCCATTGTCAGCGCCCAGCGTGGTCTGATCGGCTTTCAGCCAGTCCCCGTCATGGACGAGTCGAATCGGGTCGGTCTTGAAATCATGTTTCGACTCGGGCGTCTTCTGCCCAACCATGTCGGTATGCCCTTGAATAACCACAATTGGAGCCTGTTCATATCCTGCAGCCGCCGGAATGCGGATGACCACATTCCCCACGCTGTCGGCCTGATACTCGAAACCATGATCCCCGGCCCACTGTTGCAGCCAATGCGAGATGGCCGCCTCATTGCCAGAGCAGCGAGGGATCGCCGCAATTTGGCTAAACGTGTCAAGAATCTCATGTGTTATTGCATTCATCGTATCTCTCCTTTGATACTACAGGAATAACATACTAAGAACAAAAAGGTGGTCATGCCCGTACATCATTCTTTCCCATGCAAGATTACCGTAGTCTCATTGTGGCGGGTGAGTGGATAGGTCATGTTGGCTCCTTTGAAAATCAACCTGAAAGGTTTTGGGAAACCTCTCAGGTTTGACCATAGACACTGGATCCGTTCGATGGGATGCTGCTTCTGGAGCATTCCCATCCAACGGTCCCAGTGCCTGACTATATTGCCAACAAGAAATGCTATTTTCCGCCCGCTGCTAATGTCGCAAGATACTTCCGCTTTGTGAGCCAGGTGAATCCGTACCCCACGGCAATCAGGACAATCGGTCCGGCATACGTCTGGAGCACCAAGCCTATCGCCTCGCTGGTGCTCTCCGAGCCCATGACATAATCCAACCCGGCGCCGAGGTATGCGGCAAAACTCAACGCCAATGTGACGCCGGCCGCAGTGTATGCGACCGAATCCGCTTTCAACATGGTAAACGGCGCTTCCATTTTCTTGTGCCTGAAGACAATATACGCCGCGACCAGGATAATATACGGTATCACTAGCGACAGGGCTGTCATATTGGTCACGAGTACGAAAAACGATTCAACGCCACTCAGCCCGAACAACGGAATCGCTATCAGAACAATCACAACCGCGGCTTGCGTCCAAAGCGCGTTCTTCAACGTGCCTGTCTTATCTTTGTTGGTAAGGAAACGCGGAAATGTGCCCTCCGGCACGTCGGCAAACATCGCCCTGATCGGCGATTCCATCCATACAACAAAACCGCCTATGGAGGCAACGAATGTAACAAAGGCAACCAGACGGACCATTATTGCGCCGTTGAGTCCGAAGTTCTCCGCCAGAATCTGATACACAACGTATTCGGCATTCGCCAAGCCAGCCTCAGTAAGGGCTTCCGGCGAGGCAACCAGACTCACAGCCAGCGAGCCGATAATATACGCCGCAGCTACAAACAACGTCGCAATAATCACGCCGCGCGGGAAGTTCCTGCTCGGCTTGTCGACATCAGTGATATAGGTTCCAGCGACCTCAGCGCCTGCGACAGCGAGGAGCAGCCATGCAAACGTGGCAAAATAGGTAATGTCAAAATCAGGCATCACGTTCCCAGCCGTGAATGCCGTCGCAGACGGTGTTCCAAGCAACAGTCCGACACCGGCGAACACGATGAACAGCACGACGAGAAGGATCGTGAGCGGGCCTCCCACATCGCTAAGCTTTGAAAAGGAGCGCACACCTCTGGCGGCGACCAACGTCAGCAGAACACATAGGACCATCCCCATGTACGGCAACAGGTTGGCATTTGCATCAGTGAATCTATTCTCCCCGAAGATTGCCCACGATGCCATGACGGGCAGTCTGGCAAAGACATACTGCAGATAAAACAAATTGGCAACGAAATACGACCAGGTGCTGATAAAAGCCCATTTCTCCCCGAGGCTGCATTCAACCCAACTGTATATCCCGCCGCCTTTCTCTTGGTTTGCGGACGCCAACTCTGCAATAAAGGCCGAGAGCGGCAGGAAGAAGAAGAGGGAGACCACCAGCCACGATGGAATCGCAGCCGGACCCAACGCAACGGCGTTGGTGGTAACGTTACGGAACCCGAAGGTTGGCACAAAGATCAACATGACTAGTGTCAACAGACCTAACTTCTTTGCGGTTTTCATGAGCAGCTCCTTTCCATTCAACAAGATTTTTGCTTCTTGACGCAACGCATCAAACGCGATTGACCCGAAAACTACGAACACGAAGGTAAACAGGACTACTCTTTCATAATTTTCTCTCCTTTTGCTTGATAAGCACAGGCCCTAGCAACAGCCGCCCAACGCCAACCGTCAGCCGCCGGGGCCGCCAACACCGTCAACCGGCCCAGATCCTCCCCGGTCGGCTGCACGGAATGTTGGGCAGCGGTGCCACCAGCAGAGCCTGACCGGACGGGCCTGGGCAAACCAGCGAACCCTTCCATTCCAACCGCCTGCCTATGGACGCCCCCGCCGAAGCTCCGCCCAACCCCAACCCCCAGCCGCCGGGGCCGCCAACACCGTCAACCGGCCCAGATCCTCCCCGGTCGGCTGCACGGAATGTTGGGCAGCGCCGCCCCCAGCAGAGCCTGACCGAACGGGCCTGGGCAAACCAACAAACCCTTCCATTCCAACCGCCTGCCTGTGGACGCCCCCGCAGCAGAGCCGCCCAACGCCAACCGTCAGCCGCCGGGGCCGCCAACATCGTCAACCGGCCCAGATCCTCCCCGGTCGGCTGCACGGAATGTTGGGCAGCGCCGCCACCAGCAGAGCCTGACAAGACCGGCCTGGGCAAACCAGCGAACCATTCCATTCCAACCGTCTGCCTGTGGACGCCCCCGCAGCAGATCCGCCCAACGCCAACCGTCAGCCGTCGGGGCCGCCAACATCGTCAACCGGCCCAGATTCTCCCCGGTCGGCTGCACGGAATGTTGGGCAGCGGTGCCACCAGCAGAGCCTGACCGGACCGGCCCGGGCAAACCAGCGAACCCTTTCATTCCAACCGCCTGCCCGTGGACGCCCCCGCAACAGATCCGCCCAACGCCAACCGTCAGCCGCCGGGGCCGCCAACACCGTCAACCGGCCCAGATCCTCCCCGGTCGGCTGCACGGAATGTTGGGCAGCGGCGCCCCGAACACGACCTGACCGGACCGGCCCGGGCAAACCAGCAAACTCTTCCATTCCAACCGCCTGCCCGTGGACGCTCCCGCAGCAGCTCCGCCCCACACCAGCCGGTCTCCAATCTCTGGTCTCCGGCAGAGCAGCCCAACGCCAACCGTCAGCCGCCGGGGCCGCCAACACCGTCAACCGGCCCAGATCCTCCCCGGTCGGCTGCACGGAATGTTGGGCAGCGGCCCCCCGAGCAGAGCCTGACCGGACGGGCCTGGGCAAACCAGCGACCCCTTCCATTCCAACCGCCTGCCCGTGAACGGCCCGTCGAAGGGCCGTCCAACGCCAACCGGTCTCCAATCTCCGGTCTCCGGTCTCCGGCAGAGCCGCCCAACGCCAACCGTCAGCCGCCGGGGCCGCCAACATCGTCAATCAGCCCAGATCCTCCCCGGTCGGCTGCACGGAATGTTGGGCAGCGCCCCCCCAGCAGAGCCTGACCGGACGAGCCTGGGCAAACCAGCGAACCATTCCAACCGCCTGCCCGTGAACGGCCGTCGAATGACCGCCCAACGCCAACCGGTCTCCAATCTCTGGTCTCCAATCTCCGGTCTCCGGCAGAGCAGCCCAACGCCCACCGTCAGCCGCCGGGGCCGCCAACATTCTCAACCGGCCCAGATCCTCCCCGGTCGGCTGCACGGAATGTTGGGCAGCGCCCCCCCAGCAGAGCCTGACCGGACGAGCCTGGACAAACCAGCGAACCATTCCAGCCGTCTGCCTGTGGACGCCCCCGCTACAGATCCGCCCAACGCTAACCGTCAGCCGCC
The nucleotide sequence above comes from Candidatus Amarolinea dominans. Encoded proteins:
- a CDS encoding aminoacyl-histidine dipeptidase translates to MNAITHEILDTFSQIAAIPRCSGNEAAISHWLQQWAGDHGFEYQADSVGNVVIRIPAAAGYEQAPIVVIQGHTDMVGQKTPESKHDFKTDPIRLVHDGDWLKADQTTLGADNGIGVAMGLVLAKDPNLAHPPLELLFTVDEEVGMSGASALGPEFVRGRILLNIDSEEEGMFTVGCAGGRTTTITLPLTFASLPEPVKPFTLSATGMRGGHSGDDIRKYRANANKIVARALNWIRASYEIRLIAFKGGSIANAITREAEATFAVDPKYVPAIQAQMADYECIVRQEYPDDPDVTIRLTEAASDFTGYATAAFDYFAKERLRTGLSQQNTDTIINLLCALPHGVARMSPAIEGLVETSNNLAIVEIRNSLLNVLSSQRSSARSRLDELTARIEALALLAGASVNSSAAYPGWNPNMASPLLARCQETYRKLFGIEPGVESCHAGLECGIIGSKYEGMDMISFGPTIRDCHSPDERAHIPSISRVWDFLVNLLASYQ
- a CDS encoding amino acid permease, translating into MKTAKKLGLLTLVMLIFVPTFGFRNVTTNAVALGPAAIPSWLVVSLFFFLPLSAFIAELASANQEKGGGIYSWVECSLGEKWAFISTWSYFVANLFYLQYVFARLPVMASWAIFGENRFTDANANLLPYMGMVLCVLLTLVAARGVRSFSKLSDVGGPLTILLVVLFIVFAGVGLLLGTPSATAFTAGNVMPDFDITYFATFAWLLLAVAGAEVAGTYITDVDKPSRNFPRGVIIATLFVAAAYIIGSLAVSLVASPEALTEAGLANAEYVVYQILAENFGLNGAIMVRLVAFVTFVASIGGFVVWMESPIRAMFADVPEGTFPRFLTNKDKTGTLKNALWTQAAVVIVLIAIPLFGLSGVESFFVLVTNMTALSLVIPYIILVAAYIVFRHKKMEAPFTMLKADSVAYTAAGVTLALSFAAYLGAGLDYVMGSESTSEAIGLVLQTYAGPIVLIAVGYGFTWLTKRKYLATLAAGGK